A region of the Montipora foliosa isolate CH-2021 chromosome 8, ASM3666993v2, whole genome shotgun sequence genome:
CGTCTACAATGACAGTGTTTATAAACAGATCCATGGTTGTGCCATGGGCAGCCCTGTCAGTCCCGTGGTTGCCAATTTATGTATGGAAGCAATCGAGGAGGTGGCCATCAACACAACTCCCGTTCCACCTAAAGTATGGAAACGATATGTTGACGATAGTTTCTGTATCATTAAAAGAAACGCCGTTGACTCTTTCCATAACACACTCAACAGTATCgatcaacacatctcctttaccatcgaagaagaaaacaataaccagaTCGCCTTTCTGGACGCTTTGGTTACTCGCAAGGATAATGATCTCATTATTGGGGTTTACCGTAAACCAACCCACACTGATAGGTATCTAGATTTCTTCTCCCATCATGACAAACGACACAAGACCAGTACAGCTGAGACTTTGTTACATCGCGCAACTAATCTCCCGagcacaaaacaaggaaaagagaaagaacttaTTCATGTCATCGACGCTCTACGATCTAACAATTACCCCCAAAATGTTATCTCCAACattctaaagaagaaatctcCTACTCAGCGAACAAATCCCATCCCAACACCTGAGGAacttgtttgcatgttttttaaatgggttGCACCCTCCGAATTCTCCAGTTATGCAGTCCTCCCCTATATTAATGGCATTTCTCAGCCTCTAACTAGACTCCTTAAAAAACATGATATTCGAGTTGTCAGCAAGCCattcaagactttacaacaggAGTTTCCCTCTCCTAAGTCCCGCCCTCCGATCGATCTTCAACCTAACGTGgtttacaaaatatcttgtgccGACTGCCCATGGAGTTATGTTGGCGAGACTGGCAGATTCtttgaaaccagaaaaaaagaacatatgaggaatgtgaagtcttacgcaagaggctccaacatcgctaaacacgcttggtcttcaaatcactctattgactttaaaaattcccaagtgattgacaagggttcttctcgttcccgcaagacactggaatcttggcacaccgccTCGATGgatcatgcagataacaattctaggccgctccctaatcaatactccattcttttaaaaaaggacaattaatttttttgacaaatatttttcccgtttttatattctttttctcacctatttttgtatatattgtagttgtcatcattttttccattcatttccattgaaggctgtagcctgacagccgaaagctcgaaagtttttaactgtatatagccagtgaacgttttttataataattttttaacatCCTCACGAGGTTTATCGAAGAATCTATATCCATTCGAGTTGGGCTCTGAATCGAGAGAATCATCATTGGACGTCAACCATGTCTCAGTAATAGCGACTAGATCAAACTTATATTCAGAGACGTAATCCACAAAGTCCGCTATTTTGTTCCTTATGGACTGCGTGTTCATTAAGCATAATGCCAAGGAAGTAGAACGAGGCACACCAGTATACAAATCCTCATCAGTGTTGATGTTAAAGGGGccaggtcacgcaattttaggcaatttcagcactgatcgaatggtcatagaattaactaaaatatcgaaataactgttcaaaactatagaagaactctaacaaaacacaaggaagccacgaagggacatggatggagaaaactggagaggatCGAAACGGATTGAATttgagtaaatttgaaaaacgttagcctgtgtacagacgcccgctctccgaaaaaaaagttcggagaggagcgtctgtgatttaccatTGATAATCGTGACCCAtgccacgtgatttttcctggaatgtgtggaaaatgatttgattggttattacccatcgatcattacatcattgaaacaacgagttttgattggcttttatttttatttctccacatcaacaccgtgagagattttacgatgagttcgtgtgtactttgagcaccgtacaaaatacgaataaaaatctttttgattgtcaaaaaggtctttcttttaaagtaagagcggaattgttatctatggagtgtaaagtggaaatcgattcgacgtacatttgtaggaattgatgtcagcgcaaaagaaacgaaagcactattcaaaagattgtccactcgaaaacgtctcccgctattcctttccagtcaatgtaatcccaaagccttgctcggaccagcctagccattctcaagcacaatctacaaagcgtgatGCCCTGGAAAATTTGAGATGTGAACACACCGAgcaaaataacagctcatcggcaacgatctgtgctgttCTGAAGATAAGAGCCATAcctggttggaagacttgcaaatgcatcctttcctttaaagagtgcttctatgctataaagccaaggtatcttaaaactatcggagacgctcttcgatgcacgtttgaaatctacctcattgaccaccattttgagaatttagctccaacgaaatatgaggcacgcaaattttggtcagcgtagatcacttaataatgtatgcaagattattccggaacacgattactaacggtaaatcacagacgctcctctccgatttttttttttcggagagggGGCGGCTGTACCGTAGGCtaaaaaacgtcggcccacctttttttcaaatttaaatcagtctatatcaaaatgtcatttacacaactggaaaatcattctcagttgttatgtggccgtgattttgcaaatgaaagactcttgccctgccaatttgacgtttagaggtcataattaacaaaactaaacaaaattacctaaaatagcgtgacctagcccctttaataatATTGGACGACGTCCTACTGCCCATGATAGAGCGATCAAGACCCGCACAAATCCTACTGCCATTGGTTGAATAATCGCAATCATTGCGTACCGTGATCCGTACAGGTAGGTGTCGGCCATTGTTTTGATTGAAATATATAAATTCGCTTGACTTGAACAAGAAGACAAACAATTAATAAAATTAGCAATATTTCGCGATTTAAAGCAGGCCGTAGAGTTTCCAACGTCCAAAAACTGAGATCTAGAATAGGTCCGACGAATAGTAGCGCCAGGATTGGGTGAGACGTCGCAGCAAAGAGCGAAATAGGCGGCCAATGGTACTCTTGAGTCGAACGGCAAAGATAGAACAGAAATTCCATGGCTTGATTGTAATACCGAAAGCGATATATGACTTAACATCATCGGAACTAAACACTTTTCGCTGATTAAACAAATCTCTTTTCCTTTTACAGCAAACGTTTGACAACATACTGCGTCAAAGCACtgagcaggggcacccaaccagaatgtagttcaaaaccacttaaacatagcatttttcaacgtattttggtatttaaacggtagatataggcatatttttatcccctaaaaaatttttctctgttcggatttcctagctgaaagtctagttaGTGATcggaaaattatagggatcaaaaccaacgttttcgaaaatttcagccagaaaaaatgctccagaaaattctaggtggcctttttagggtaaaaatccgttaaaaatggaaACGCTGATTGGGTAGGTTGCCATGCCATGCCATGCCAATACCatttttttagatgttcgaaaattctaggacaggcaggcaagcaagaaatttcaGAACAAGTCaggttccgaaaattctagatctcaaatcgtcctccgaacagatattttccgaaaattgacgttgggttcCCCTGATTGAGAGAATCCTGAAAGAAAAGGGTACTAAGCAGCATTTAAGCAGCTTTGACGACACTATTCTTGCGTTTgctgattaattaattaattaattaattaattaattatataaCTTCGTCACAAAACTTTCGAACGCGCTAATTTTGTGAGAAGTCAAGGAAATCGCAACTTACTGCTTTTAACGAAGAAAAGTTCTTATTTTGACATCTTTTCACGGTGAGTTGGGTTCAGTGATATGACAATATCAAATTTATAAAATCGTCATGACATTGAATTACAACGATTTTTCgcggaatctcatcttcaaggGCCAACGGCCAAACTACGTTTTGGCTGCCAtcaatcaaatgaaatcaattgatgcaTGGCAACCTACCCGATCAGCGTCTTTGGTTCTCATGCCACGGTACATTCATACATTCGAACTCGATGACGATCAATAGAAAGCGATGGAAGatgacattaattttgtacGAATCTTTACTGACTAAACTCTAAAAACATATCATAATGGTATTCGAGCTGTGAACtcaacaaaaactccaattcacttccCGGTTATGTTCGAAAATTTAATTGATGGAAGCTAAAACGCGGTTTGGCGCTTAGCGCTTGAGGTGTGAGATTCCGTAGAATTCTGCAATTTGCAGGAATACGTTAAGTGAGGAAATGTGCCATATGCATGGCAGTGACTCATTCTACACGAATATTGTCGGGTTATTTGTTAAATTAGGTAAGCGTTATTAACACGCGCTGTTTTCCTTACTTGTTCCGTGGGATGCTATAGGCAGAACATGGTATAAATGCAGGTGAATTTCTTTTTATTcgtgtttattttcattgtagTCACAAATCTGCACTCAATGTTTTTTCACGTGTGTCATTTCGCCCGACACGCGATTCGAAATCAGGCTCTCTCGCATGAAAAGCACATATCTTGCTAGTGCGCCACGCAGATAATCAATGAATATACTCGATGTTTACCATGATGAGTATATTTAAAGTATTTTGCGCAATTACGAGGATGGCGGCAGCAGTTTTAGCCTTCAGATTAACAGTTTGATGCAAACAAGCAGCATTTGCTTTTGTAACTTATTCTTGGAGTGGATGAGGCATTAATTTAACGGAAGAGGATTACATGGAAGTTGTAAGCCTCAAAAGGTAGTGATTTCACAATCATATAAATTCAGAAAAAGTCGAAATCCTTTCTGCTgcgatgattgacacagtaacctcacatctgaaagtatttgataaagtggacagatgatttttttctttgagaaaggcaagctttcaAGGCAAGGATAAGTTTCTACGTTGTTTCTAGATCTTGTTTCgttcttgtgtgttccactgtgaatattattgcatagaacgaatacttcaaTCGACGTGTTTCttgcgaaccagtttgttcagtcgttctAAACCATTTTGTGAATCAAACAAGTGTGTTCAATTGGCCATTGTGCCAAGCATTTATCAACGCTGCTATTAGAAAGCACTGTTTGGGAATTCCAAAGCCGTTCCTCCCAatataagaaataaaaacgtgaaaagaacaTTAGAAAAAGCCATTAACAACCAAATACAAACAgaaatcaagtaaaaaaaaatgatgatagAATTTATCACTTATCCCGACCCGCGATTCAAACTCGGGTTCCCTTGCTTAAAGATAACTCATCTTGCTCGTGCGCCACGTAAACAATCAGTAAATGCGCATTATGCTCTCAGTGTATTTAAAGTACTTTGTGCAATTGCGAGGATGGCGGctgcattttgcattttgacgcaAAGAAGCAAAAATTGCTTTTCTAGCTCTTTCTTGGAGTGGATGAGGCATTAATTTGATTTAATAGGGTTTAGATGGAAGTCGCAGGCCGCGAACGTCAGTGATTTTACAATCATTTAAATTTAGAACAAGACGCTTGGGGCGTATACACGGATGCACGTTTCGGGATGTTCTGATTTTGTGAAGGACTTGCTGTAGCAGTTTCATCTTAAAGGTTAATGCCTGTAATAgatcattttcgaattctcacggctggactggatctagcatgaaatggaggctaaagCGGGCAactcttttcaaatgcaaattaatttgcccgtattagcctccatttcatgctagatctagtccagctgtgagaattcgaaaatggtctattgacatTATCATCAGACACGCGATATGAAAAGCAAACGTTTTGAGCTGACGAAGACAATAATAAGTATTGTTTATGGCAGTAAGCACGAACTCACTCAAGATAAGTGTGATCATTCTAAAGTGTTTGTTTGACTCTAACTACCTTAGCAATCAAATCGTCTGTTAGCCCCCTCGGGTATTATAGGGTTAACAACTGTTTTTACAACAAGTAACTTctagttaaattacagatttatccCTCTGGTAATCACTCGCCGTTTCCCGAAGTTTACCCGTAGTTGTATTTCattgtaactggacaatttgtgttagctgtttgtgcatcccacggatacgccctcaTAGGCGTTTTGTTGTCATTACAATAGGTTTTGTTGGAAGACGAGCCTCTTATTTCGCTTTCACTTCAGGTCTCGGCATGGTAACGCGGGACTCTCGTGTCACACTGCTGCACTTCCTGAGAAACATTTAAACATTAACCAAGTACTAGATCACGCGAGCCGAATTCGGTCAATTTGACAGTGATTTTTAGCCCTGCACAAAATGAAACGAGTAGTCTACTCGTCAGTTAATCATGTGAAGTAACTTTCATGTGTTCTAAGCCCGGTATGGGGTTCTAGAGGCAAGGATAcacactcaagtgaagaaaagttgggCCCTAGGGATCTCCACGCTGCTAAGTCACCCCATTAATCTGCTGCCAGCGTGGTAGcattgatggtgtagtggcctagcatgcccgactagtaatcaaggagacgtgggttcgattcccgctCAGGGAAAAAACCAGTTTTTCGGATGAGTATGTCAAAAGGTAGAATGTACGGTATGTGTTTCTCCCTCCAACATAATCCatacctttcatttgcctcgaaGTAACTTTCATGCAAAAATCGCCAGTCCTAGTTGGcaacttttcttcttttcagcttttacgatttttgcaaaaaattgcaatttctGCAGTTGCGTGCAATCCTGGACATagaactcaaacaaaaattTCTCTGAATAAGCTAGAAAtccagaaaatatatttttttgacttGTATAAATGATACTGATATAATtcggctctgggaacgagattggttgaaatcctgaattttttaggcttctctacacaattgcttcacttgatttcatgtccgcagttcaatatttgatatatgatatgattcatttcagatatcatttcgttcgttacTTTTATTCAGCGGGAACAtttgaatccacaaatgacccgCTTCCAACatcagtgacttcatagcttagttggttagagcatcgcaccggcatcgcgaggtcacgggttcaaactctattcaaattctgaatttttcaggcttctctacgtaatttTCATAAAATTTACTTTTATAACTACGAGGATCGTAGCTTCATTCAATTTTAAtgctttaacatttcttaaaaatcATTAGGATTACTTTAAATTTGTACGGGGCTTAATCGAGTAGCACTTAAATTGGAATCAACTTATTGATTCTATTGCTCCTAAGGTCAGCAAAATTGTTGGTTTAATTAATAGCTTAACTGCGGCGTCAAGTATCACCGATCGCTCATACTTTCGTATACACAATATGGAATAGCTGCTTGGGGTCAAGCACATATTAGACACTGTTGCTAGCGGTAAAGAAGTCGATGCAATCTATCTTGACTTATCCAAAGCCTTTGACAAGGTATCTCACAACTTGCTTCTATCGAAGATTGAACATTACGGCATCAAGGACACACTGCTTTCATGGTTCTGCAGTTATCGTACTGGCAGACAACAAAGAGTTGTTCTTGTCTTTGCCTCCGATTGGTTTCCAGTGACGTCCGGCGTGCAATTGGCCCTCTCTTGTTCCCTTCTTACATAAATGACATACCTGATTACATCATTCTATTCCAACTCTACAATTGCTCTCTTAGCTGACGACTCCAAGTTCTATCGAGCCATGGACATGACAGATGCCCAAAGCCTCCTCCAAAATGATCTAGTCTCCTTCCACAACTGGAGCCAGGACTGGGCTATGTAGTTCAACCCAACTAAATTTAAGGTTCTACACATCTCCAAGAAGAAGTCACCCGTACTGGAGCTGATAACTGGAAATACAGTATTGGCAATCGATAACTTGAGTGCGTTTCCTCCAACACAGACCTTGGTATCACCGTGTCCAGCGACCTTTCATGGGCAAGGCTTACTACCCTTGGAACACAGCAGAGAGATTTCAGACTCGCTACTATTTTCAAATCAAGAAATGGTCTGATAATTACCAATATTTATCACTATCTGTGCACCTCTGATCCTCTTTATAAAACTCGAAAACTATGACCTGAACAACTATAATATAAGCTTCAAACACGAACAGGACTACTTCCCCTTTTAATAGGAGTGCAGGACTGTGGAAAACTCTTCCATCCAATATGAAATATACAATCTCGCTCTTAACATTTAAATCTAAATTAAATAACCTATATTTATTTAAACTCACCTCATTCAGTCCTCCAAGTTCAAATTGACTTGCTTCTTTGTTAACATATTTTAGCTTATTTATTGTGTCATACGTTCTTATACGCTTTACCGTATTATAGGGGTTAGGTCTCAATTGGGACGATAgttgtttttctctctcctgCCACTTCATGCCTTCTTTTGTTGTAACTGTTTAATGTAGATTAGTTGCTTGTATTTGCTGAACTGTGGCGAATAAATTATTCTAAAGAGTCTCAGTGTGATCTAAATTAGATCAATTAATTAATCGCTCATCCAGCGTTCACAAACACGATACTCGTTCCTCAGCAATGGGTAACTTCTATGTCAATGCAGCTCAACTAAATTTACAGTTGAAGTCTTTTGCTAACTTTGGATCTAGACTATGGATATTCTTCATATCCTGAGACGTTCACTTTTCGAATTCGAAAATTCTTGTTCAGCACTTGGAGTCGAGGATGCTCATGTCGACACCCACTAAAATTGAGAAATCTTTATTACCATACCGTATAATTTGTGTGGTCTTGTTTTAATCACGTAACTATATAACTTTTGTTCTTTGACCATCTATAATGTAATCGCATTTTGCATTGATTTATCTTAATTTCGTATCTTATGATGTATCTTCATTTCCTGCCCTGTAAGTATACTGTTTCATTTGTGTCTTTACACTCCACGCCTCCATGAGCGTGTAGTGTGTATTGTGACCTTTTTttaatgaacttgaacttgaaatctTTAAAATCCACCTGACGCGCGTGGTCTGGGGAAGTTTTAGGCTTTTATGGTTAGATAAAATCTAATGCCAGTTGATcattaattagtaatttttttgttatttgaaGGCTGGAAAACGGTTCGGAAGGACAAATTCATGGGGTTACCTACCAAGAGACGTTCGATTAGCGATGACCACTCGAGTTGTAGAAAACAAAGCGGATGCACAAACCCATACTTTCTACCTGAATATGACGAGGAAGATTACGATTCAATTGCCGAACCCGGATCAAATAAAACTGAAGCCGCCAAAGATTCGTCTAAATCTGGGCAGAAACAACTTGGAGGCCCATTAAGCTTTAAAACAATTGCCAAGGCCATCACTAAACAAAGGAAATGGTCCAATGTGCTTAAGGTGACACTAGCGGTATTGCTTTTGTCTCCTATAAAAAGGGGGTCAGAATTCAGCTGGCGGAATAATCATTATCAGAGCATACCCAACCAATGAAATGAGACACAAAATAATGATTCACTAAAGAACATCGCTGACGTAACAGAGGTGGTAGCACTTCGATTGCAAAGCAACTTGATAGAAATCACCATTTTGGACGTTTCCTGTAACAAACCTCCGACAAAAGGTCCTTGGACACCCCCTGGCAATTATACGATGAAATACCCCTTATCACAAAACAGCAAAATACTTGCTGACCAACGTCTTTTAGGCCTATTAAGCAATGCTTCTAAACGGCTAAGTTTAGTATTGTTCATCTACtgctttattattatcattattatctgTATTAAAATAAAGGTATGTATTTGAAATGCGGGTTATAAGCGTAAGTGAGAAGTGATATCCCAtatatctggacaatttaagaaattgtctctTGGTGACATCTGAAAAATCCAGGTAGCGTAAACGGGAAGCATTGCACTGGTATCGCAAAGGTCATGAGTTCTAATACCATTGCatgaagccgcctgaatttttcagttgtccgaATAAGATTGTCCAGATAAGTTATGGACCTAAATCGAGGTCCTTCCCCAAATACTGTAAATGGCTACTATTACATGTTGCAATAGCTAAAAAGTTGCCAAGGCCGTTTTGAGATTTGTCAAAGAGGGGCGACCCTCTGTTTCGAGGGGTTTTAAGTGGGTTAAGCGACTTACATATTACGTGAGATTATTAGTAGGAAGCAAATAACATAGGATCAATCAGGATTAAAAGTCTTCTGCTCTTCATGAAAGGCTTTAAAATTAAGGAATTTAAACCTGGGTTATTTCTAACTG
Encoded here:
- the LOC137968534 gene encoding uncharacterized protein, translated to MLSFDVVSLFTAIPVKKACDYIKNKLDCDESLHLRTKLDTTDIISLLNFVLSNNYFVYNDSVYKQIHGCAMGSPVSPVVANLCMEAIEEVAINTTPVPPKVWKRYVDDSFCIIKRNAVDSFHNTLNSIDQHISFTIEEENNNQIAFLDALVTRKDNDLIIGVYRKPTHTDRYLDFFSHHDKRHKTSTAETLLHRATNLPSTKQGKEKELIHVIDALRSNNYPQNVISNILKKKSPTQRTNPIPTPEELVCMFFKWVAPSEFSSYAVLPYINGISQPLTRLLKKHDIRVVSKPFKTLQQEFPSPKSRPPIDLQPNVVYKISCADCPWSYVGETGRFFETRKKEHMRNVKSYARGSNIAKHAWSSNHSIDFKNSQVIDKGSSRSRKTLESWHTASMDHADNNSRPLPNQYSILLKKDN